The Pelomicrobium methylotrophicum genome contains the following window.
CGGCCGGTAGATCTCTTCCACCAGCTCGTCCACGGTGCGGGAGAGCTCCGGCTTCCAATCCTTGTTGTCCAGGGCGAACTTCACCATCGACTTGGCGGCGATCCGGCCCTCGGTGAAGGAGCCGGACGAGAACTTGTGACCCGAGGCGCCGACCCCGTCTCCCGCGGTGAACAGCCCTTTCACGGTGCTCATGCGGTTGTAACCCCAGGACCACTCCTTCGGCGTGCCGGGAAGGTCCGTGGGACCGGAGACCCAGATTCCGGCGCAACCGGCGTGAGAGCCCAGCAGATAGGGCTCGGTGGGCATGATCTCCGAAGGTTTCTTGTCCGGCTCGATGTTTTCCCCGGCCCAGATCCCGCACTGGGCGATGGTCATGTCGAGGAAGTCCTCCCATGCCTCCGCCTCGAGGTGCTTGATTTCCTTCGGCGTCATGTTTTCAGCGAGCTTCGCCAGGGCGGTGGGCGTATCCATGAAGATCGGCCCGCGGCCTTCCCGCATCTCCTTGATCATGAGGTGGTTGCGCAGGCAGGTACCGGGAACGCCTTGGCCGTACTTGCCGAAGCGCTTGGTGTCTTTGAGCTCGGCCGCATTCGCGGCGTTGTAGTCCTCGCCGAGGCCGTTCATCACCTTGGCCTTGAACAACAGGAACCATGCGCCCACGGGCCCGTAGCCGTCCTTGAAGCGGGCCGGCACGAAGCGGTTTTCCATCATCGTCATCTCGGCGCCGCACTCGGCCGCCATGGCATAGGTGGAGCCCGCGTTCCATACCGGGTACCACGCCCGGCCCGTGCCTTCGCCCACGGAGCGAGGCCGGAACACGTTCACCGCGCCACCGCACGCGAGCAGACAGCACTTGAACTTGTAGATGTACAGCTTGTGCTCCCGCACGGAGAAGCCCGCCGCGCCGGCGACCCGGTTGGGATCGTTTTTGTCGGTGACCAGCCGCACGATGAACACCCGCTCCTGGATGTTCTCCATGCCAAGCGCCTTTTTGGCCGCCTCAGCGACGATCCACTTGTAGGACTCGCCGTTGATCATGATCTGCCAGCGGCCCGAGCGTACCGGCTTGCCGCCGTCCTTAAGCTTCTTATCCTCATCGCCGGGCTGCTTCCAGATGGGCAGGCCCCACTCTTCGAACAGATGCACCGAGTCGTCCACGTGCCGACCGACATCGTACACGAGGTCCTCGCGGATGATGCCCATCAGGTCGTTGCGCACGTAGCGAACGTAGTCCGCCGGGTCATTTTCGCCGCAATAGGTATTGATGGCGGAAAGACCCTGGGCCACAGCACCCGAGCGCGAGAGCGCAGCCTTGTCGACCAGCTTGATCTTAAGGTTGGTTCCCTCGGCCCAGCGCATGATTTCCACCGCGCAGCCGCAGGCTGCCATGCCCCCGCCGATGATCAAAATGTCCACTTCCTCCTGAATGATTTCAGGATTCCCAAACGCGTATTCGTTCGCCATTGATTCCTCGTCTTTTCGTCTAAAGCCGGCCCTGGCGGCTGCCGTTCACACCCGCTATCCGATGTTTCTCGCGCAGCGCCGCCTCATGAAGAATGGATGAACTGGCTCATGTCGCACTTGTGGGTGCCATGGGTGAACAGCGTGCTGTGGTCGTCGATTTCCGCCATGTTCGCCTTCGGCTTGTTGGCGTAGGGATCGATCGATCCCTCGGGCGTGGTGCGGATGGGGAACTTGAAGCGCTTCACGGTCCCGTTGCGGAACTTGATGGTCCACATGATGGAATCCGTGCCCCGCAGCGGCTGGACCGATGCGCCCAGTGGTACCACGTCGGCGTAGTGGCGTACCTCGATGGCGTTTTGCGGGCAGATCTTGACGCAGGAATAGCATTCCCAACACTGCTCCGGCTCCTGGTTGAACGCCTTCATCGGATGGCCGGTGAGGGAGCCATCCTTGTCGAGCAGCATCAGGTCGTGAGGGCAGATGTACATACAGGCGGTCTTGTCCTGTCCCTTGCACCCGTCGCATTTGTCGGTTCGCACGTACGTCGGCATCGCAGTCTCCTCGTTGACGAAATCAAACAAAGACGGGCTTTCGCCCGCCAAGCAAATGGGATCAGCGGGCCGAGTGCCCGCTGAGCTTGACCTCTACGCGTTCCTCGTCCTTCAGACTAGCGTAGTACTCGCGCAGGACGGCAAGCACTTCCGGCCGGCTGAACTCGTTCGGGATCTCCAGCCCTTCGGAGAGCGCCTTACGCAGCTTCGTCCCCGACAGCAGCAGCCGGTCCTTGTCTTCGTGCGGGCAGGTGCGGGCGGAAGCCATGCCGCCGCACCGGTAGCACCAGAACGTCCAGTCGATCTTGAGCGGCTTGATCTCCAGCGCGTCGCGGGGAATTTCGTCGAAGATGTGGTGGGCGTCGAAGGGACCGTAATAGCTGCCGACCCCTGCATGGTCTCGCCCCACGATGAGGTGGGAGCAGCCGTAGTTCTGACGGAATACGGCGTGGAGCAGTGCCTCTCGCGGGCCGGCGTAGCGCATGTCGAGAGGATAGCCCGCCTGGACGACCGTGTTCTTGACGAAGTAGTTGTCGATGAGCACGCCGATGGCTCGCGCGCGCACCTCTGCCGGAATGTCCCCCGGCTTGAGGTTGCCGAGCAGGCTGTGGATCAGGACGCCGTCGCAGACCTCAATGGCGATCTTGGCCAGATATTCGTGGGAGCGGTGCATGGGATTGCGGGTCTGGAAGGCCGCCACCGTGGCCCACCCCTTTTCCTCGAAGATCGCCCGGGTTTGAGCAGGGGTCATGTAGATGCCCGGATACCGGGTGGGGAAGTCACCTTCGGAGAGCACCTTCACTGGACCTGCCAGATTCACGGGGCCCTGCTCCATCACCATTTTCACCCCGGGGTGCTCCACATCCGTGGTTTTGTACACCATCATGCATTCGTGCGCCTTGTCGATGGTGTACTTCTCGGTGACCTTCATGGTCGCCATGATGGCGGCGGTCTCTCCGTCCACCAGGGCCACTTCCGAGCCGGGGCGAATGCTCTGCGCCGTGACCTCGTCGGTGGAGAGCGTGATGGGAATGGGCCAGAAAAGGCCGCTTGCGGTCTTGTAGCCGTCGCAGACGCCCTCCCAGTCGGCTCGGGTCATGAAGCCATCCAGGGGCGTGAAGCCGCCGATCCCGAGCATGATGAGATCGCCTTTCTCACGGGAAGAGAGGCGGACCTTGGGCAAACTCTGAGCCCGCTTCAGCTCCTCCTCCCGGGCCTCGCCGGTCAACAATAAAGGCTTTAGATCCGAACCCCCATGCGGGTTCACCAGCTTGGGCATCTTCTCCGCCTCCTCAGTGAACTTTTCTGGTTCTTTTCTTTTTATCGTGAAAAAAGTAGCACGATGGCCCGAGGGGTTTGATGCATTTATTTTATTGAGGGATAAAAAAGAATTCGGATGGCGGCGCCACGCTCAAAGGATCTCAAAACCTTCCGGGAGCTGGCCGTCGGTCAAAAAGGTGGCCGGCAGTCGAAGCACGATGGGTTCCGGCGCCATCCGCCGGGGGCGCCCGTAACTGTCCTGCTGAATTGACGTGACGCCTTGTTTAGATTCCAGGACCAGGGAGGGCCCTTCCTCCAAAACCTCCACCACAGTGTAGGGCTCGCCGCAATAACGGACCGCTTTTCCGATGAGGGTTCGAAGCCCGGACAGGCTTGTTGCATTTTCTTGTTTCATTGAGCAAAATATGGGGGTCAACGGCAATGGGTGATCACCCGGCGCGTTGTCAGATTAGCATTTTCTCTCAGAGATCGTTGACTTGCCTTGTCTTGGCAAGTTAAACTTTCTGTCTCTTTCGGGCGCGGGGTGGAGCAGTCTGGTAGCTCGTCGGGCTCATAACCCGAAGGTCGTAGGTTCAAATCCTTCCCCCGCAACCCCTGCTCTTTAACAACTTGAACAGCCGATCGGTGTGGGCGCGAGGCGAGGGGGCATGAGGTGTGGCCTCCTGGGGGTTGAGGCAGCGGGTGCTTTTCCTGGGGCGTGAGCTTTGGGGGGGTGCCGGGTGGCTGCCGTCCTGGGGGGTGCGCTTGAAGCGACTTTCCTTGGGCTCACGCCGGAGGAGTCCTGCGTTTTTTAAGGACTTTGGGTGGAGCCTTGGCTGAGGCCTTCCCGGAGG
Protein-coding sequences here:
- the aprB gene encoding adenylyl-sulfate reductase subunit beta, with amino-acid sequence MPTYVRTDKCDGCKGQDKTACMYICPHDLMLLDKDGSLTGHPMKAFNQEPEQCWECYSCVKICPQNAIEVRHYADVVPLGASVQPLRGTDSIMWTIKFRNGTVKRFKFPIRTTPEGSIDPYANKPKANMAEIDDHSTLFTHGTHKCDMSQFIHSS
- the sat gene encoding sulfate adenylyltransferase, whose amino-acid sequence is MPKLVNPHGGSDLKPLLLTGEAREEELKRAQSLPKVRLSSREKGDLIMLGIGGFTPLDGFMTRADWEGVCDGYKTASGLFWPIPITLSTDEVTAQSIRPGSEVALVDGETAAIMATMKVTEKYTIDKAHECMMVYKTTDVEHPGVKMVMEQGPVNLAGPVKVLSEGDFPTRYPGIYMTPAQTRAIFEEKGWATVAAFQTRNPMHRSHEYLAKIAIEVCDGVLIHSLLGNLKPGDIPAEVRARAIGVLIDNYFVKNTVVQAGYPLDMRYAGPREALLHAVFRQNYGCSHLIVGRDHAGVGSYYGPFDAHHIFDEIPRDALEIKPLKIDWTFWCYRCGGMASARTCPHEDKDRLLLSGTKLRKALSEGLEIPNEFSRPEVLAVLREYYASLKDEERVEVKLSGHSAR
- the aprA gene encoding adenylyl-sulfate reductase subunit alpha; the encoded protein is MANEYAFGNPEIIQEEVDILIIGGGMAACGCAVEIMRWAEGTNLKIKLVDKAALSRSGAVAQGLSAINTYCGENDPADYVRYVRNDLMGIIREDLVYDVGRHVDDSVHLFEEWGLPIWKQPGDEDKKLKDGGKPVRSGRWQIMINGESYKWIVAEAAKKALGMENIQERVFIVRLVTDKNDPNRVAGAAGFSVREHKLYIYKFKCCLLACGGAVNVFRPRSVGEGTGRAWYPVWNAGSTYAMAAECGAEMTMMENRFVPARFKDGYGPVGAWFLLFKAKVMNGLGEDYNAANAAELKDTKRFGKYGQGVPGTCLRNHLMIKEMREGRGPIFMDTPTALAKLAENMTPKEIKHLEAEAWEDFLDMTIAQCGIWAGENIEPDKKPSEIMPTEPYLLGSHAGCAGIWVSGPTDLPGTPKEWSWGYNRMSTVKGLFTAGDGVGASGHKFSSGSFTEGRIAAKSMVKFALDNKDWKPELSRTVDELVEEIYRPVRTFLQYKDYTTAIDVNPHYITPKMLQFRLQKIMDEYVGGVSTWYQTNAKMLEVAEAKLEMLKEDSLKMRAKDLHELLRAWENYHRIIAAECHMKHIQFREETRYPGYYYRTDFNYVDDENWKCFVNSRYDRETKKWTLKKVPYVQLIKD